A window of Sedimentibacter sp. MB31-C6 genomic DNA:
CATACCTATTACTAACACCTGTGTTTCTAGTTCTTCGCTTCCACCAGTTTTTTCTTGTGCTTTTTTGAATGTGTCAATGGCGGATTCTTCATTGCCAGCCGCTACAATTGCCTGTTTGATACAGTCTTCAATTGCCATACGAGCTGCATTGCTGGTAACGGTTGCACCGCTGACCATGTCTACTTTGATAGATTGGCTTTCAAGTATTCGAGGAAACATAGCTGCTGCCACAGCGTCAACCATGGAAGACGTGCTTCCGGATTCTTCATCAAATGCGATGGACTCTATTGAATTTTCAGATACTGTTACCTTAAGTATATCAGGCCAGGACATGCTGAAACCATAGGCCTGTGCAGTATATGTTCCCGGTGCCATCATAGCTTTAGTAGTGTTGTTAGTGCTGTCAGTATTTTCGGTAGATGATGGCTGCGTTTCATTCTGTTGCGTACATCCTGCTACTGTAATTAATATCATGACTAAACAAAGAAACAAACTTAATTTTCTTTTCATTCTATTACTCCTCCTGATTAATATATTTCGTTGACCACCGGTCAATGAGATAAATATATAATAACACTTTGATAATTCATTGTCAATATATATTTAAGTTTAAGTTTCCCCATTTTTTCAAGACCATGATTAAAATAAAAGAATGAAAATAATATTAGTTATCCACAATTTAAGAAAAAAAATAAAATGTTAAACACAGATTTGTTGATTTTACAATAAAAAATGCAAAAATGCTCACCTATATGTTATAATTAATGTGCAACCAAAAACTAAACAAAGGAGCATTCTTGCATGATTAATTATAACAGATTAGCTTATGAATTAAAACGGGATATTTCAAATTTTTCAAATAAAATTTCTACTGGTTTAAAACGTCCTAAAATAAAGTTCTTAACACAGATGATTTACGGTTTACTCGAAGGAAATAAAACTCATTTAAGTGAAATTGCACGTTCTTTAAAAGAATCTATAACTCTTAAAAAAACTATTGAACGTTTGTCAAGAAATCTTCATGATTTTGATGATGGTGATCAGGTTATGGAAAATTATGTTGATATAGTTAAACAAAATATTAAAGATGATTATTCTGTAATTGTCGTTGATAATTCAGACATAGCAAAACCATGCAGTAAAAAGTTAGAAGCTTTAGCTGACGTACGTGACGGTAGTACCGGTAAAATAGTAAAGGGGTACCAAACAATCGAAGCTGCTGTATTAACTTCTAATAGAAAAATGCCTCTTCCCGTTTATGAAAAAGTATTTTCAGCAGAAGAAAAGGGATTTATCAGTGAAACTCATGAAAATATTAAATGTTTAAAGTCACTTAGCGAAAATTTTGGAAACAAATGCATAAGGACATTAGATAGAGGCTTTGATGCAAATGAATATTTTAGATATTTTATTAAGAATAAAGAACGTTTTGTAATACGTATAAAAATGAATCGTAATGTTATCTATAATGATAAAACTCAAAATGTTCTTGATGTAGTTAGTAAGTATAAAGGTAATTATTGTTTAAAATTCAAGGGGAAAAATAAAAAAAATATTGACTGTAAAATTAGTTATATCCCTGTTAGTTTATGCGAATTTCCAAAACAAGAATTAACCTTAATAGTAGTTTACGGTTTTGGACAGATTCCTATGATGTTACTTACAAATTTAAAATCATCTGAAAAGAAAAAGATATCGCTTATAGTAACTAAAGTGTATTTAACGAGATGGCGTATTGAAGAATATTTTAAGTTCAAAAAACAGCAGTTTGATTTTGAAGATATTAGAGTTTGGTCTTTAAAATCTATACGTAATTTTAATCTATTTGCAACTATTACTGTTGGGTACATTGGTATAATGACATCTGAAAAAGCTGATAGTATATTTTTTAAAGAACTTAAGGAATGTTCAAAGAGAATTTATGACATTCCTAAGTTTATTTACTATGCCATTGGCTATGCTATAGAAAGCATTTTAGTTAAAACTAAAGTTGGAATTCAAAGCTTTATACCTAAAAACATTAAATCACAACAATTTGATATCTTCAACTACTTTAAATTAGTGGCTTCATAAGTTTTTAAAAATTGAAAATGGGGAAACTTAAAATATTTAAGGTGTATAGAATCGTCCGTACCTGATATTTGAGTTGCTAATGGAAATATAATCCCCGGATTATATGAGGCAAGAGAACAGCCTTTTTCTATTAGAGAAGGAGTTATCTTAAGAATTGGTATATTATAAATCAAGTTGAAAAACAATGGTTTTATACAAACTGTTTCACAGTCTCCGTCATAATTTTTCTTTTTGCAATTCTTATAGCTTTATTTTTTTGTATATCATAAAAGAATTTATACATTAACCCTGCTGTAGTTTTTTGAGCTAGCAATAAAACTTTCGAAGTAATTTTATAAAAACGCATATGTTCATTTTTAATATTAGAATACATATTATATGTATTTATTGCTTGTTTACTATTATAAAGAATGTAATATTTCAATGAATTATTATATATTCCTCCATTGGAAATTTTAAATTCTTCATGGTGTTTATACATTTTGATTACCCAATTTTCATAACTTCTATGATCGTTTAACAATTCAATATTAGCATGTTGGGGAACTGTTAAATCTTGAATTAAATGACAAGCAGCACCTAGATAAAACATCGCTCCTTTTATATCATCATTAAAATATTCATTAAGGGCTTTTTTATAGTAAAAGATACATTCTCTCTTAGCATTACTATTTCCATATAATCCCCTATCTTTTTTTGGATTATAAAAATGATTGCTACTTTTTAAATCTTGGTCTGCCCAAACAGCGCCTGCATTGATTTCATTAATGTAATTATTTAAAATATTATATACATCTATATGGCCATCATTCTTTAATATTACTAATGACTGATTATTAATAAATTTATGAACAATACATTCAGTTTTGATTATTCTTTTCTTTAATGGATTAACAGCCTTTAAAATATTTTTATATACTAATGAATAAGATCTTTCTATTGATATCATATATTCACCTTTCAAATTAATATATTAAAAGTATTTTGCACATGTTTTATAGTATTATCCTAAGAAAACTTCAATTTTGTTGTATTTAAATTACAGTACATTTTTAAAGGCTTTGTTGAGCATTTTTTCCAAAATACATTCCTATAATTAATGTTATTATTTCTGATAACGGAAAACTAATCCATATCCCAGTCATACCAAAAAAGTATGATAGTAATATAGCTAATGGAACAATAATACATCCGCTACGTAAAATTGAAATAATGTATGCATGTTTTGGTTCGTTTATGGAACTTAATGAAGCTGAAATTAT
This region includes:
- a CDS encoding transposase, translated to MINYNRLAYELKRDISNFSNKISTGLKRPKIKFLTQMIYGLLEGNKTHLSEIARSLKESITLKKTIERLSRNLHDFDDGDQVMENYVDIVKQNIKDDYSVIVVDNSDIAKPCSKKLEALADVRDGSTGKIVKGYQTIEAAVLTSNRKMPLPVYEKVFSAEEKGFISETHENIKCLKSLSENFGNKCIRTLDRGFDANEYFRYFIKNKERFVIRIKMNRNVIYNDKTQNVLDVVSKYKGNYCLKFKGKNKKNIDCKISYIPVSLCEFPKQELTLIVVYGFGQIPMMLLTNLKSSEKKKISLIVTKVYLTRWRIEEYFKFKKQQFDFEDIRVWSLKSIRNFNLFATITVGYIGIMTSEKADSIFFKELKECSKRIYDIPKFIYYAIGYAIESILVKTKVGIQSFIPKNIKSQQFDIFNYFKLVAS
- a CDS encoding zinc dependent phospholipase C family protein; protein product: MISIERSYSLVYKNILKAVNPLKKRIIKTECIVHKFINNQSLVILKNDGHIDVYNILNNYINEINAGAVWADQDLKSSNHFYNPKKDRGLYGNSNAKRECIFYYKKALNEYFNDDIKGAMFYLGAACHLIQDLTVPQHANIELLNDHRSYENWVIKMYKHHEEFKISNGGIYNNSLKYYILYNSKQAINTYNMYSNIKNEHMRFYKITSKVLLLAQKTTAGLMYKFFYDIQKNKAIRIAKRKIMTETVKQFV